A single region of the Mycobacterium avium subsp. avium genome encodes:
- a CDS encoding ABC transporter substrate-binding protein, with amino-acid sequence MSYESSAEPIKVGYLMDFALPPGFPEEMKADFTRCFDLVFAEAAEQGVLDRAVQMIYREVEGLPKGSVKAVIDAFGELVDEGCLVVFGPHITDNCVPTREAIEERFKVPALSVTGTDDWLGEWTFSFPQGSMTDEPIFIADLVAKRGLSEIGVLVEQNLIGESYLKNLRSACRRKGIRIVAEAAIAQTAQDINGAVRTLHDAKSEAIVHLGFGFGIVFINPALQAVDWDPPRFTTTAFQNAWVNPIMWNAFMGWVGVDQYDEDNRIGQDFLDRYAAKYGGRRPEYCVPVVNCDVAATLVRAFADAHPLSPRGVKEALERVKMMPAASGAPGTRVSFGKWTRRAWMGAGYLVARTLDADGVNSHLVDRFGEEG; translated from the coding sequence ATGTCCTACGAAAGCAGCGCTGAGCCGATCAAGGTCGGCTATCTGATGGACTTCGCCCTGCCGCCGGGGTTCCCCGAGGAGATGAAGGCCGACTTCACCCGCTGTTTCGACCTCGTCTTCGCCGAGGCCGCCGAGCAGGGCGTGCTGGACCGAGCGGTCCAGATGATCTACCGCGAGGTGGAGGGCCTGCCCAAAGGATCGGTCAAAGCGGTCATCGACGCCTTCGGCGAACTCGTCGACGAGGGCTGCCTGGTGGTGTTCGGGCCGCACATCACCGACAACTGCGTGCCCACCCGCGAGGCGATCGAAGAGCGGTTCAAGGTGCCGGCGCTCAGCGTCACCGGCACCGACGACTGGCTGGGTGAATGGACCTTCTCATTCCCGCAGGGGTCGATGACCGACGAGCCGATCTTCATCGCGGATCTCGTTGCCAAGCGCGGACTTTCCGAGATCGGAGTGCTCGTCGAGCAGAACCTGATCGGCGAAAGCTACCTGAAGAACCTGCGCAGCGCCTGCCGGCGCAAGGGCATTCGCATCGTCGCCGAGGCGGCCATCGCGCAAACCGCGCAGGACATCAACGGGGCCGTGCGCACGCTGCACGACGCCAAGTCCGAGGCGATCGTGCATCTGGGTTTCGGGTTCGGCATCGTGTTCATCAATCCGGCATTGCAGGCGGTCGATTGGGATCCGCCGCGCTTCACCACCACCGCCTTCCAGAACGCCTGGGTCAACCCGATCATGTGGAACGCCTTCATGGGCTGGGTCGGCGTCGACCAATACGACGAGGACAACCGGATCGGGCAGGACTTCCTCGACCGCTACGCCGCAAAGTACGGGGGCCGGCGGCCGGAATATTGCGTGCCGGTGGTCAACTGCGACGTCGCCGCCACCCTGGTGCGGGCCTTCGCCGATGCGCATCCGCTCAGCCCGCGCGGGGTCAAGGAGGCGCTGGAGCGGGTGAAGATGATGCCGGCGGCCTCCGGTGCGCCCGGCACCCGGGTGTCGTTCGGCAAGTGGACGCGACGCGCCTGGATGGGCGCCGGGTATCTGGTGGCCAGAACCCTCGACGCGGACGGCGTCAACTCGCATCTGGTCGATCGTTTCGGAGAGGAAGGTTGA
- a CDS encoding CbbQ/NirQ/NorQ/GpvN family protein translates to MVDQSGLAYVHAAEARPYYRAVGSEEAVFKAAYRQGLALVLKGPTGCGKTRFVEAMAYDLGRPLITVACHDDLTTADLVGRYLLRGDETVWVDGPLTRAVREGAICYLDEVVEARQDTTVVLHPLADHRRQLPIERLGITLDAAPGFGLVVSYNPGYQSVLKDLKDSTRQRMVAIEFDFPAADVEEGIVAHEAGVDAATAAELVRFGQAIRRLETAGLREVASTRVLIAAGRLIAEGLSLPEAARAAIAGPLTDDAAVGKALGEMIGIYFGSGGSLGSDD, encoded by the coding sequence ATGGTCGACCAGTCCGGACTTGCATACGTCCATGCCGCCGAGGCGCGCCCGTACTACCGGGCGGTCGGCAGCGAGGAGGCCGTCTTCAAGGCCGCGTATCGGCAGGGCCTGGCGCTCGTCCTCAAGGGCCCGACGGGCTGCGGGAAGACCCGGTTCGTCGAAGCGATGGCCTACGACCTGGGCCGGCCGCTGATCACCGTCGCCTGCCACGACGACCTGACCACCGCCGACCTGGTCGGCCGCTACCTGCTGCGCGGCGACGAGACCGTGTGGGTGGACGGCCCGCTGACCCGGGCGGTGCGGGAGGGGGCGATCTGCTACCTCGACGAGGTGGTGGAGGCCCGCCAGGACACCACCGTGGTGCTGCACCCGCTGGCCGACCACCGCCGGCAGCTGCCCATCGAGCGACTCGGCATCACGCTGGACGCCGCGCCCGGCTTCGGGCTGGTGGTGTCCTACAACCCCGGCTATCAGAGCGTGCTGAAGGATCTCAAGGATTCGACGCGCCAGCGCATGGTCGCCATCGAATTCGATTTCCCCGCAGCCGATGTCGAGGAGGGGATCGTCGCGCACGAGGCGGGCGTGGACGCCGCCACCGCGGCCGAGCTGGTCCGCTTCGGGCAGGCCATCCGCCGGCTGGAAACCGCCGGGTTGCGCGAGGTCGCGTCGACGCGGGTGCTGATCGCGGCGGGCAGGCTGATCGCCGAGGGCCTGAGCCTGCCCGAGGCGGCCCGGGCCGCCATCGCCGGGCCGTTGACCGACGACGCGGCGGTGGGCAAGGCCCTGGGCGAGATGATCGGCATCTACTTCGGGTCGGGCGGTTCGCTCGGGTCCGATGATTGA
- a CDS encoding cytochrome P450 translates to MEQLFDDLEDFGAFDDAVSGDVRDPYTELARLRREEPIQRLDTSGMPHEESKPVFIVYRHEDAQQMLRDNETFSSAAVIAAFGPVLGERVMLGMDEPVHGRLRSLVSKAFSQKALARWEDELVGRVGNSLIDRFAGNGKADLVKEFTFDYPSRIIAGLLGLPEQDYPQFQRWSISLLSWILNPQRGLAASAALCDYFAPILAARRAEPKDDLISGLAQAEIDGEKLEDEEIYSFLRLLLPAGVETTYRALGSLLLALLSDPEQLDAIRADRSLLPQAIEEGVRWEPPLLTITRVATRDTELGGVPIPAGSTVMPMLGAANRQEDRYTDPDRFDIFRAPKSHLGWGHGVHVCLGMHLARLEMRTAVNLLLDRLPNLRLDPDADDPHIRGQVFRSPTSVPVLFDPQ, encoded by the coding sequence ATGGAGCAACTTTTCGACGACCTGGAAGACTTCGGCGCCTTCGACGACGCGGTCTCCGGGGACGTGCGCGACCCGTACACCGAATTGGCCCGGCTGCGCCGCGAGGAGCCGATTCAGCGATTGGACACCTCGGGCATGCCGCACGAGGAATCCAAGCCGGTGTTCATCGTCTACCGCCACGAGGACGCCCAGCAGATGCTGCGCGACAACGAGACGTTCTCCTCGGCCGCCGTCATCGCGGCGTTCGGGCCGGTGCTGGGCGAGCGCGTGATGCTGGGTATGGACGAGCCGGTGCACGGACGGCTGCGGTCGCTGGTGTCAAAGGCCTTCTCGCAGAAGGCATTGGCGCGCTGGGAGGACGAGCTGGTCGGGCGGGTGGGCAACAGCCTGATCGACAGGTTCGCCGGCAACGGCAAGGCCGATCTGGTCAAGGAGTTCACCTTCGACTATCCCAGCCGGATCATCGCGGGCCTGCTGGGCCTGCCCGAGCAGGACTACCCGCAGTTTCAGCGGTGGTCCATCTCGTTGCTGAGCTGGATCCTGAATCCGCAACGCGGGCTTGCCGCCTCGGCCGCGCTGTGCGACTACTTCGCGCCGATCCTGGCGGCGCGGCGCGCAGAGCCCAAGGACGATCTGATCAGCGGGCTGGCCCAGGCCGAGATCGACGGCGAGAAGCTGGAAGACGAGGAGATCTACTCCTTCCTGCGGCTGCTGCTGCCGGCCGGGGTGGAGACGACGTACCGGGCGCTGGGCAGCCTGCTGCTTGCGCTGCTGTCCGATCCGGAGCAGTTGGATGCCATCCGCGCGGACCGCTCGCTGCTGCCGCAGGCCATCGAGGAGGGCGTGCGCTGGGAGCCCCCGCTGCTGACCATCACCCGGGTGGCCACCCGCGACACCGAACTCGGCGGGGTGCCGATCCCGGCCGGCTCCACGGTGATGCCGATGCTGGGCGCCGCCAACCGGCAGGAGGACCGCTACACCGACCCGGACAGGTTCGACATCTTCCGCGCGCCCAAAAGTCATCTGGGCTGGGGGCACGGCGTGCACGTCTGCCTGGGCATGCATCTGGCCCGCCTGGAGATGCGCACCGCCGTCAACCTGCTGCTGGACCGGCTGCCGAACCTTCGGCTGGACCCCGACGCCGACGATCCCCACATCCGGGGCCAGGTGTTCCGGTCGCCGACGTCGGTCCCGGTGCTGTTCGACCCGCAATAA
- a CDS encoding spirocyclase AveC family protein, which yields MSTEHTTSPAAQRESAAPRRTGTRGWGGWVAGAGLAAFALFFIANCRVALDPRVANPNVQGRPRPVKFIFGLDYMTFIQISTVVMLIVLVVVFVRGWRRNPGSPAMLMFLCTTLIVWQDPIMNWAPFAVYNPDLIHWPESWPLVSLSPTVEPFVVFGYVTFYFGPYFPAVWILRRLQAKYGPQSFLARHPLVSLGVLTCAIGFVFDAWLEIQLVHMGTYIYSQVIPWGSVFTGTTFQFPLIWESFSVTFVMVPAAILCYRDDTGKSVAEKLAAKAKLFPARPVLGTFLVMFVIINVSYFAYGAWFAVIKATKAATSVACPWPYPEAKVYDPQGFYEKAGAQGPYSVGIWSTWMSGQPHGRPDVQPPPPGAGACATTAVGHG from the coding sequence ATGTCGACCGAACACACCACTTCGCCTGCGGCACAACGGGAATCGGCCGCCCCGCGGCGAACCGGCACACGCGGCTGGGGCGGCTGGGTGGCCGGCGCCGGCTTGGCGGCGTTCGCACTCTTCTTCATCGCGAACTGCCGCGTCGCGCTGGATCCGCGGGTGGCCAACCCGAACGTGCAGGGCCGTCCGCGCCCGGTGAAGTTCATCTTCGGCCTGGATTATATGACGTTCATCCAGATCTCCACCGTGGTCATGCTGATCGTGTTGGTGGTGGTCTTCGTCAGGGGATGGCGCCGCAACCCGGGCAGCCCGGCGATGCTGATGTTCCTGTGCACCACCCTGATCGTGTGGCAGGACCCGATCATGAACTGGGCGCCGTTCGCGGTGTACAACCCCGACCTGATCCACTGGCCGGAATCCTGGCCGCTGGTGTCGTTGTCGCCGACGGTGGAGCCGTTCGTCGTATTCGGTTACGTGACTTTCTATTTCGGACCGTACTTCCCGGCGGTGTGGATTCTGCGCAGGCTTCAGGCCAAGTACGGCCCGCAGTCGTTCTTGGCGCGGCACCCGCTGGTCAGCCTGGGCGTGCTGACCTGCGCGATCGGTTTCGTCTTCGACGCCTGGCTGGAGATCCAGCTGGTCCACATGGGCACGTACATCTATTCACAGGTCATCCCCTGGGGTTCGGTGTTCACCGGCACCACCTTCCAGTTCCCGCTGATCTGGGAGTCGTTCTCGGTGACCTTCGTGATGGTCCCGGCCGCGATCCTGTGCTATCGCGACGACACCGGCAAATCGGTGGCCGAAAAGCTGGCCGCCAAAGCCAAACTCTTCCCGGCGCGGCCGGTGCTCGGCACCTTCCTGGTGATGTTCGTCATCATCAACGTGTCCTACTTCGCCTACGGGGCGTGGTTCGCCGTCATCAAGGCCACCAAGGCGGCGACCTCCGTCGCCTGCCCCTGGCCGTATCCGGAAGCCAAAGTCTATGACCCACAGGGTTTTTACGAGAAGGCCGGCGCGCAGGGCCCATACTCGGTCGGCATCTGGTCGACCTGGATGAGCGGGCAACCCCACGGCCGCCCCGACGTGCAGCCGCCACCACCCGGTGCGGGCGCCTGCGCGACCACCGCGGTCGGGCATGGCTGA
- a CDS encoding SDR family oxidoreductase, producing MAEPRSVVITGASRGLGFASALRMYREGWRVVAAMRTPDQGMPLLRRAIRDGTGQDPDDDRLIGVQLDLTDSASVAAAAKAIEEAVGAPYAIVHNAGISAAGMVEETDTALWQRMFATSVLGPVALTQALLPSMRAAGRGRIVLVSSAAGVRGQPGTAPYSAAKGALERWGESLAGEIAPFGLGVTVLVAGTYDTEIITDAGTTDDRNFSGPYARLHTTMNTRGRLAVSFARPPERFTDGLCKALDDRAPFRRRGVGPDASMLLAANRILPASGMHHLSRLVLGIPRQGSMRDGAWPLTHGQRAMVLVARVLPQPVLQRLATLAGRFSSPKSAARQGDQEG from the coding sequence ATGGCTGAGCCGCGCAGCGTCGTCATCACCGGCGCATCCCGCGGACTGGGGTTCGCCTCCGCGCTGCGGATGTATCGCGAAGGGTGGCGGGTGGTCGCCGCCATGCGAACACCGGATCAGGGAATGCCCCTGTTGCGCCGGGCCATTCGCGACGGCACCGGGCAGGACCCCGACGACGATCGGTTGATCGGCGTACAGCTCGATCTGACCGACAGCGCGTCGGTCGCCGCGGCCGCCAAGGCCATCGAGGAAGCCGTGGGCGCACCGTATGCGATAGTGCACAACGCCGGAATCTCGGCCGCCGGAATGGTGGAGGAGACCGATACGGCGTTGTGGCAGCGGATGTTCGCCACCAGCGTGCTGGGCCCGGTTGCGCTCACCCAGGCCCTGTTGCCGTCCATGCGGGCCGCCGGGCGGGGGCGGATCGTCCTGGTGTCCAGCGCGGCCGGGGTTCGCGGCCAGCCCGGCACCGCCCCGTACTCGGCGGCCAAGGGCGCGCTGGAACGGTGGGGCGAATCGCTGGCGGGCGAGATCGCGCCGTTCGGTTTGGGGGTGACGGTGTTGGTGGCCGGCACCTATGACACCGAGATCATCACCGACGCCGGCACCACCGACGACCGCAACTTCAGCGGCCCCTATGCCCGCCTGCACACCACCATGAACACCCGCGGGCGCTTGGCGGTCAGTTTCGCCCGGCCGCCCGAGCGGTTCACCGACGGCCTGTGCAAGGCGCTGGACGACCGGGCGCCGTTCCGCCGCCGCGGGGTCGGCCCCGACGCGTCGATGTTGTTGGCCGCCAACAGGATCCTGCCAGCGTCGGGCATGCACCACCTGTCGCGGTTGGTGCTGGGCATACCGCGGCAGGGATCGATGCGGGACGGGGCGTGGCCGCTGACGCACGGCCAGCGGGCCATGGTGTTGGTGGCGCGGGTGCTTCCGCAGCCGGTGTTGCAGCGCCTGGCCACGCTGGCCGGGCGGTTCTCGTCACCGAAAAGCGCGGCACGTCAAGGGGATCAAGAGGGGTAA